A window of the Archocentrus centrarchus isolate MPI-CPG fArcCen1 chromosome 17, fArcCen1, whole genome shotgun sequence genome harbors these coding sequences:
- the vapal gene encoding VAMP (vesicle-associated membrane protein)-associated protein A, like, translating into MSKLDQVLILDPPSDLRFKGPFTDVVTTNLKLKNPSDRRVCFKVKTTAPRRYCVRPNSGVIDAGASVSISVMLQPFDYDPNEKSKHKFMVQTIFAPPNVTDMDSLWKDAKPDDLMDSKLRCVFELPSENDKVNDVEVTRSAPVMNSVKTEPSAAAVPIAAAADDTEMKKMVEKCKRLQAEMNKLNEENRQLKEDTLRMRKMPRSDHMTSNSTSLLGRETSAASLPSLLVVIAAIFIGFFIGKFIL; encoded by the exons ATGTCAAAGTTGGATCAGGTCCTTATCCTCGACCCTCCGTCTGACCTCAGATTTAAAG GTCCTTTCACAGATGTCGTCACCACCAACCTCAAACTGAAGAACCCTTCTGACAGAAGAGTGTGTTtcaaagtgaaaacaacagCGCCTCGCAGGTACTGCGTACGGCCAAACAGCGGTGTCATTGATGCCGGAGCAAGTGTCAGCATCTCtg TCATGCTACAGCCCTTTGACTATGACCCCAATGAGAAAAGTAAACACAAATTCATGGTGCAGACTATTTTTGCCCCACCAAATGTCACCGACATGGATTCATTG tggaaagATGCAAAACCAGATGATCTCATGGATTCCAAGCTGAGATGCGTTTTTGAGCTGCCTTCTGAAAATGATAAAGTG AATGACGTGGAGGTGACCCGATCCGCCCCTGTGATGAACTCTGTGAAGACTGAGCCATCGGCAGCCGCGGTGCCCATTGCTGCCGCAGCGGACGACACAGAGATGAAGAAAATGGTGGAGAAGTGCAAGAGACTGCAAGCTGAGATGAACAAGCTGAATGAGGAGAACCGGCAATTAAAG gaGGATACTTTGAGAATGAGAAAGATGCCCCGCTCAGATCACATGACTTCAAACTCAACTAGCCTGCTCGGCCGGGAAACCAGCGCCGCCTCCCTACCGTCCCTCCTTGTTGTCATAGCGGCCATCTTCATCGGATTTTTCATAGGGAAGTTCATCTTGTAG